Proteins co-encoded in one Flavobacterium sp. M31R6 genomic window:
- a CDS encoding TIGR01212 family radical SAM protein (This family includes YhcC from E. coli K-12, an uncharacterized radical SAM protein.), translated as MKAEAESNKKGYNNYGTHLREKYNGKKVFKVIVDGNFSCPNRDGLKGYGGCTYCNVDSFTPDFSRKAPTIEDQLLQGMERAKKSYKADHFIVYFQPNTNTYAHVDYLKTIYDRALAFNPDEVVGFSVGTRPDCIDAEKVALLESYCDRFEVDLEMGMESMYDETLEKINRGCTHAEFITAVELLKDSPIDLCVHTVFGFPWETREMMLNYINEINRFLQIKFVKFHHLHIVEGSIMGVHYKRNPFPLFTLEQYTDLLCDLIPLLRPDIIIQRLFGISDWDLLIAPNWGLKKTEIQHYIDSTIEKRGIIQGSKYTTI; from the coding sequence ATGAAGGCAGAAGCAGAATCCAATAAAAAAGGGTACAATAACTATGGCACCCATCTCCGCGAAAAATACAACGGCAAAAAAGTTTTCAAAGTAATAGTCGATGGCAATTTTAGCTGTCCCAACCGCGATGGGCTAAAAGGCTACGGAGGTTGCACCTATTGCAATGTCGATTCCTTCACCCCAGATTTTTCCAGAAAAGCGCCCACGATAGAAGATCAATTGCTTCAAGGAATGGAGCGTGCCAAAAAATCATACAAAGCCGATCATTTTATTGTCTACTTCCAACCAAATACCAATACTTATGCTCATGTAGATTATCTAAAAACGATTTACGACCGGGCTTTGGCTTTCAATCCCGATGAGGTGGTTGGGTTTTCGGTGGGGACGCGTCCCGATTGCATTGATGCCGAAAAAGTGGCTTTGCTCGAAAGCTATTGCGACCGATTCGAAGTCGATCTCGAAATGGGAATGGAGTCCATGTATGACGAAACTTTAGAAAAAATAAACCGTGGCTGCACCCATGCCGAGTTCATCACCGCAGTGGAATTGTTAAAAGACAGTCCAATCGATTTGTGTGTGCATACCGTTTTCGGATTCCCTTGGGAAACCCGAGAAATGATGCTTAATTACATCAATGAAATAAACCGTTTTCTGCAAATAAAATTCGTAAAATTCCATCATCTGCACATCGTCGAAGGTTCTATTATGGGCGTACATTACAAACGAAATCCGTTTCCGCTCTTCACATTGGAACAATACACCGACTTGCTTTGCGACTTAATCCCACTCCTGCGACCAGACATAATCATTCAGCGCCTTTTCGGAATCTCCGATTGGGATTTGCTCATCGCCCCAAATTGGGGACTCAAAAAAACCGAAATCCAGCATTATATCGATTCCACAATCGAAAAAAGAGGAATTATTCAAGGTTCAAAATACACCACCATATAG
- a CDS encoding NarK/NasA family nitrate transporter → MKTWLDKWEPENEEFWENTGSKIAWKTLIITTLSLIMSFGSWFMMSVIAVKLPGLGFPFSKDQLFWLVAIPGLAAGFLRIIHTFILPIFGTRHVVTVATLLKLIPAIGVGFAVMDTNTPYWVFVLLAITTGFGGGDFSSFMPSTSLFFPKRLKGTALGIQAGIGNFGVSLAQFVTPLILSVSIYGASSVFTSIDPKETQKVFIDSTIGKQREVFAALDTKAQNHILANVKKPVLDSVIAASGSNENVEIFAALPQKVKSKAIANANPKLAERIINNISPGNEAVKNINIYIQSAAFWYSGFLLGLALVSWLFLKSIPMQASIKEQMDIFKNKHTWYCTITYLMTFGTFAGLSAAFPLMIKYLYGDFPNAPDPLAYAFYGPLIGSASRVAFGFVADKIGGAILTTITGIGILTGAIILVTQGLVSPTSMDQFPMFVGVILAMFFFTGIGNAGTFRQFPIIFSENQRQAAGVIGWTAAIAAFGPFIFSKLIGNNITANGSVNQFFIGLIVFTILATSINWWFYNRKGCEKPS, encoded by the coding sequence ATGAAAACTTGGCTAGACAAATGGGAACCGGAAAACGAAGAATTCTGGGAAAATACAGGCAGTAAAATTGCTTGGAAAACTTTGATAATTACAACATTGTCATTGATAATGTCTTTTGGATCGTGGTTTATGATGAGTGTAATAGCAGTGAAATTGCCAGGTCTTGGTTTTCCATTTTCTAAGGATCAGCTTTTTTGGCTGGTTGCCATTCCTGGATTAGCAGCAGGATTTTTAAGAATTATACACACTTTTATTCTGCCCATTTTTGGTACAAGACATGTAGTAACCGTGGCAACTTTACTTAAATTAATTCCGGCAATTGGAGTTGGATTTGCGGTGATGGACACCAATACTCCTTATTGGGTATTTGTTCTTTTGGCTATTACTACTGGTTTTGGAGGTGGAGATTTTTCCTCCTTTATGCCTAGCACAAGTTTGTTTTTTCCAAAAAGGCTGAAAGGAACAGCATTGGGAATCCAAGCAGGAATTGGGAATTTTGGTGTTAGTTTAGCCCAATTTGTTACGCCGCTTATTTTGAGTGTTAGTATCTACGGTGCTTCATCGGTATTTACAAGTATTGATCCCAAAGAAACGCAGAAAGTTTTTATAGACTCAACAATTGGAAAACAAAGAGAAGTTTTTGCAGCTTTGGATACTAAAGCACAAAATCATATTTTGGCCAATGTTAAGAAACCGGTATTGGATTCGGTTATTGCGGCATCAGGCTCTAATGAAAATGTCGAAATTTTTGCAGCATTGCCACAGAAAGTGAAATCGAAAGCGATTGCTAACGCCAATCCTAAATTGGCCGAACGAATAATAAACAATATTAGTCCCGGCAATGAGGCGGTTAAAAATATAAACATCTACATCCAATCGGCAGCATTTTGGTATTCTGGATTTCTTTTGGGTCTGGCACTTGTCAGTTGGTTGTTTTTAAAAAGTATTCCAATGCAGGCTTCAATAAAAGAGCAAATGGATATTTTTAAAAATAAGCATACTTGGTATTGTACGATTACTTATTTAATGACATTTGGGACGTTTGCAGGACTATCGGCAGCATTTCCTTTGATGATTAAATATTTGTATGGCGATTTTCCAAATGCTCCAGATCCGTTGGCGTATGCTTTCTACGGCCCGCTTATTGGTTCTGCCAGCAGAGTCGCTTTTGGTTTTGTAGCCGATAAAATTGGGGGAGCCATATTGACTACCATCACCGGAATCGGGATTTTAACAGGTGCCATTATTTTGGTAACCCAAGGATTGGTTTCGCCAACGAGCATGGATCAGTTTCCGATGTTTGTAGGAGTAATTTTGGCAATGTTCTTTTTTACCGGAATTGGTAATGCGGGTACATTTAGACAATTTCCAATCATCTTTTCTGAGAATCAGCGTCAAGCGGCTGGTGTAATTGGATGGACTGCTGCAATCGCTGCTTTTGGACCTTTTATCTTTTCTAAATTAATTGGAAATAACATCACAGCAAATGGTTCTGTAAATCAGTTCTTTATTGGTTTGATTGTTTTCACTATATTAGCAACAAGTATTAATTGGTGGTTTTACAACCGTAAAGGATGTGAGAAACCGAGTTAG
- a CDS encoding MFS transporter has protein sequence MKNKTYNTKALLIATGLSVFMIALVFFGSRKLQNFDAALVTYLFGTVFAFFGIVYRYTVWLQRPPTWIYFKRGITYLITGKVFSHFWFATKESVENIAFQKFIYPRGKYRWIAHFMIAVGCTSAFLITIPLTFGWINFAMAPNTISVYEAYFFGFKVMDFNLDSITAFLTFHALNWSSYLVIFGSLYYLRRRLTNPGLIATQSFEGDLLPLILLIAISVTGLGLTYSYQFMKGFAFDFLAVLHAVTVIMFLIWIPFGKFFHIIQRPAQIGAHIYKKQGMKMGMAVCPHTGEEFATKLHIQDLKTVTEQLGFDFSHEDGTSHLDLSPEGKRSRLAQAHLKARLEGGNLFG, from the coding sequence ATGAAAAACAAAACTTATAATACTAAGGCGTTATTGATTGCAACAGGACTTTCTGTTTTTATGATTGCCCTTGTTTTTTTTGGTTCCAGAAAACTGCAGAATTTTGATGCTGCACTTGTGACCTATTTATTTGGGACTGTGTTTGCTTTCTTTGGGATTGTGTACCGCTATACGGTTTGGTTGCAAAGACCGCCGACTTGGATTTATTTCAAACGAGGAATTACGTATTTGATAACGGGAAAAGTGTTTTCGCATTTTTGGTTTGCAACTAAGGAATCGGTGGAAAATATTGCTTTTCAAAAGTTTATTTATCCAAGAGGAAAATACCGATGGATCGCGCATTTTATGATTGCTGTGGGATGCACTTCTGCATTTTTGATAACTATACCACTCACTTTTGGCTGGATAAATTTTGCAATGGCACCTAATACGATTTCAGTATATGAAGCCTATTTTTTCGGGTTTAAAGTGATGGATTTCAATTTGGATTCCATTACCGCTTTTTTGACTTTCCATGCTTTGAACTGGTCATCTTACTTGGTCATTTTTGGGTCGCTGTATTATTTAAGAAGACGTTTGACGAATCCGGGTTTGATTGCCACCCAGTCATTTGAAGGGGATTTATTGCCACTTATTTTACTAATTGCCATTTCGGTTACTGGATTGGGATTGACATATTCATACCAATTTATGAAAGGATTTGCGTTTGATTTCTTGGCCGTTTTGCACGCTGTTACAGTAATCATGTTTTTGATTTGGATTCCCTTCGGAAAATTTTTTCATATCATTCAGCGTCCGGCTCAAATTGGAGCACATATTTATAAGAAGCAAGGAATGAAAATGGGAATGGCGGTTTGCCCTCATACAGGAGAGGAGTTTGCCACTAAATTGCATATTCAGGATTTGAAGACCGTTACCGAACAATTAGGTTTTGATTTCTCTCACGAAGATGGAACATCACATTTGGATTTGAGCCCGGAAGGTAAAAGGTCTAGATTGGCACAAGCGCATTTGAAAGCGAGATTGGAAGGGGGAAATTTGTTTGGATAA
- a CDS encoding molybdopterin oxidoreductase family protein, with amino-acid sequence MAKLPVAEENIVKHFGPTLNYAPKDGYVGRDEPDEAVKTHCCFCGMQCGIQLLVKENKVVGFEPWMEFPFNEGRLCPKGVQRYLQNNHPDRLLSPLKSVPGQGFVPTSWDDAMDKTVSEIKRIQEKYGNDAFSMLSGVSLTNEKSYLVGKFARVALKTKNLDYNGRLCMVSAGAGNKKAFGLDRASNNYSDLEYAEVIIVAGANISETFPTLTHWIWKARDRGAKIIVIDPRMIPLARTADIHLDVRPGTDSALYGAMLKYLVDHDMLDHDFIDNYTSGFQETIDAVKDYTLEWAEEVTGIDKNKIREAAELWGKAKTSFLLHARGIEHHSKGVDNVVGCINLVLATGRIGKPYCGYGTITGQGNGQGGREHGHKCDQLPGNRDIENPEHRKYISDVWGINEKDLPGKGLSAYEIIEAIHRGEIKGLISICFNPLVSLPNSNYVREALEKLEYYVCIDFFLNETARHADIVLAGSLQEEEEGTTTSAEGRVIRIRQAVTPPGMARTDTSIILELAKRLGVKDKFTYENSEAIFNELRVASKGGTADYYGITYKRIEDEMGVFWPCPEIGHPGTPRLWEDRKFKTPDGKAHFNAAPYKLPGEVTDADYPVILTTGRVVSQYLSGTQTRRIGKLVDQYPEPLLEIHPKLAQQYGIKQRELIKVSTRRGEGIFPANIVETIREDTVFIPYHWSGKKSANQLTPGTLDPISKIPEFKVCACHLEPLKEIAAPSKESTAYASV; translated from the coding sequence ATGGCAAAATTACCTGTAGCAGAGGAGAATATAGTAAAGCATTTTGGTCCCACACTAAATTATGCGCCCAAGGACGGATATGTGGGCAGGGACGAGCCGGATGAGGCTGTGAAGACACATTGTTGTTTTTGTGGGATGCAGTGTGGAATCCAATTGTTGGTGAAAGAAAATAAAGTGGTGGGTTTCGAACCGTGGATGGAATTTCCTTTTAACGAAGGAAGACTGTGTCCAAAAGGGGTTCAGCGTTATTTACAGAATAACCACCCAGACCGTTTATTAAGTCCTTTGAAAAGCGTTCCTGGACAAGGATTTGTACCTACTTCTTGGGATGATGCGATGGACAAAACGGTTTCTGAAATTAAACGCATTCAGGAAAAATACGGGAATGATGCGTTCTCAATGCTATCGGGAGTTTCATTGACGAATGAGAAAAGTTATTTGGTTGGAAAATTTGCCCGTGTGGCTCTTAAAACCAAGAACCTGGATTACAACGGTCGTTTGTGCATGGTGAGTGCCGGTGCGGGGAACAAAAAGGCTTTTGGACTGGACAGAGCTTCCAATAATTATTCTGATTTGGAGTATGCCGAAGTGATTATTGTGGCTGGTGCCAATATCAGTGAGACTTTTCCAACACTGACACACTGGATTTGGAAAGCACGTGATCGCGGTGCCAAAATTATTGTAATTGACCCAAGGATGATTCCGCTGGCGCGAACTGCCGATATTCATTTGGATGTTCGCCCGGGAACCGATTCAGCTTTGTATGGCGCAATGCTAAAATATTTGGTGGATCACGATATGCTGGACCACGATTTTATAGATAATTATACTTCGGGTTTTCAGGAAACGATAGATGCCGTAAAAGATTACACCCTGGAATGGGCGGAGGAAGTTACTGGAATTGACAAAAATAAAATACGCGAAGCGGCCGAATTATGGGGCAAAGCCAAGACGAGTTTCTTGCTTCACGCTCGTGGAATAGAACATCATTCCAAAGGGGTAGATAATGTTGTGGGTTGCATCAATTTGGTACTGGCAACAGGAAGAATTGGAAAGCCATATTGTGGTTACGGAACCATTACGGGTCAAGGTAACGGACAAGGCGGTAGAGAACACGGTCATAAATGTGATCAATTGCCGGGAAACAGGGATATCGAAAATCCGGAACACCGCAAGTATATTTCGGATGTTTGGGGAATCAACGAGAAAGATTTACCCGGAAAAGGGCTTTCGGCCTATGAAATCATCGAAGCCATTCACCGTGGAGAAATTAAGGGATTGATATCGATTTGTTTCAATCCATTGGTGTCTTTGCCAAACAGCAATTATGTTCGTGAGGCTTTAGAAAAATTGGAATATTACGTTTGTATTGACTTTTTCTTGAATGAAACTGCACGCCACGCCGATATTGTGTTGGCTGGTTCGTTGCAGGAAGAGGAGGAAGGAACTACAACATCTGCAGAAGGAAGAGTGATACGCATCCGTCAAGCGGTAACGCCTCCGGGAATGGCTAGAACTGATACTTCAATTATTTTGGAATTGGCCAAACGTTTGGGCGTGAAAGATAAATTTACGTATGAGAATAGTGAAGCTATTTTCAACGAATTACGTGTGGCTTCTAAAGGTGGAACTGCCGATTATTACGGAATTACATATAAAAGAATTGAAGACGAAATGGGTGTTTTTTGGCCATGTCCAGAAATCGGTCATCCCGGAACACCTCGTTTATGGGAAGACAGAAAATTCAAAACACCTGATGGGAAAGCACATTTTAACGCCGCTCCGTACAAGCTTCCGGGCGAAGTGACCGATGCGGATTATCCTGTGATTTTGACAACAGGCCGTGTAGTGTCACAATATTTGAGCGGTACCCAAACCCGTAGAATAGGTAAATTGGTCGATCAATATCCAGAGCCATTATTGGAGATTCATCCTAAATTAGCTCAACAATATGGAATCAAACAAAGAGAATTAATAAAAGTTTCCACCCGACGCGGAGAAGGAATTTTTCCTGCGAATATTGTGGAAACCATTAGAGAGGATACTGTTTTTATACCATACCACTGGTCGGGTAAAAAATCGGCCAACCAGTTAACACCGGGAACATTAGACCCGATTTCCAAAATTCCAGAGTTCAAGGTATGTGCCTGCCATTTGGAACCACTCAAGGAAATAGCGGCTCCCTCCAAAGAATCAACAGCGTATGCAAGTGTTTAA
- a CDS encoding 4Fe-4S dicluster domain-containing protein, translated as MNYTSFNKNEEFFVDMQRCIGCKACEMACAECETNGQESLIHVNYVDRASTVQTTVQVCMHCDDPVCANVCPADAISKDENGIVHTANTERCIGCSNCVLACPFGVPKKEESYDLMMKCTMCYDRTSIGKKPMCATVCPSGALFFGTRTEIEEMRPNSTPINTFIFGKEIVNTKVNIMMPKGSTELIIY; from the coding sequence ATGAATTACACCAGTTTCAATAAAAACGAGGAATTTTTTGTAGATATGCAACGTTGCATTGGCTGTAAAGCCTGTGAAATGGCTTGCGCCGAATGTGAAACCAATGGTCAAGAATCCTTGATTCACGTGAATTATGTAGATCGGGCTTCGACTGTGCAAACCACCGTACAAGTGTGTATGCATTGTGATGATCCGGTATGTGCGAATGTGTGTCCTGCGGATGCGATTTCGAAAGACGAAAACGGAATCGTGCATACCGCCAATACCGAAAGATGTATTGGGTGTTCGAATTGTGTATTGGCCTGTCCGTTTGGCGTGCCGAAAAAAGAAGAGTCCTATGACTTGATGATGAAATGCACGATGTGTTACGACAGAACCAGCATTGGCAAAAAACCAATGTGTGCAACAGTTTGTCCAAGCGGTGCTTTGTTTTTCGGTACAAGAACCGAAATAGAGGAAATGCGTCCGAACAGCACGCCTATCAATACTTTCATTTTTGGTAAAGAAATTGTCAACACCAAGGTGAATATCATGATGCCGAAAGGAAGCACGGAGTTGATTATATACTAG
- a CDS encoding Rieske (2Fe-2S) protein: protein MSKEDNLNKNWKKDFPILKQQATNVSRRDFAKFLTLVSGGLMVGSGLVAAKAYLLPKEEVEGEHFVCKKDEVPVGGTRAFVIEGSTIPYILIHLESGDFKAYEQKCTHLSCSVFYKPGTGIIHCPCHEGSFDAKTGDVLGGPPPRALPSLEVFFKENDIYVKASHHEEHAV, encoded by the coding sequence ATGTCAAAAGAAGATAATTTAAATAAAAACTGGAAGAAAGACTTTCCAATCCTGAAACAACAGGCGACCAATGTAAGCCGTCGTGATTTTGCCAAATTCCTAACCCTGGTTTCGGGTGGACTGATGGTTGGCAGCGGACTCGTAGCCGCCAAAGCCTATTTGCTTCCCAAAGAAGAAGTCGAGGGAGAGCATTTTGTATGCAAGAAAGATGAGGTTCCTGTTGGTGGCACCCGTGCTTTTGTAATTGAAGGAAGCACCATACCGTATATATTGATTCATCTCGAAAGTGGTGATTTCAAAGCGTATGAGCAAAAATGTACACACTTATCATGTTCCGTATTTTACAAACCCGGCACCGGAATTATTCATTGTCCATGTCACGAAGGCTCATTTGATGCCAAGACTGGAGATGTTTTGGGAGGTCCTCCGCCAAGAGCATTGCCGAGTTTGGAAGTTTTTTTTAAGGAAAATGATATTTATGTCAAAGCATCCCATCACGAAGAACATGCAGTTTAA
- a CDS encoding DUF6755 family protein → MSTFRTSQNQANPNKLNNILSTLIFILILNVTIQIWLLYASLNNALENNKEILIPAFIASLILFLIGFSWLYYLPSGNKPQQK, encoded by the coding sequence ATGAGTACCTTTAGAACCAGTCAAAATCAAGCGAATCCCAACAAGCTGAACAACATCCTTTCGACCTTGATATTCATATTGATTTTGAATGTCACCATTCAGATTTGGTTGTTGTATGCCTCGTTGAACAACGCTTTAGAAAATAATAAAGAAATTTTAATACCAGCATTTATTGCCTCGTTAATCTTGTTTTTAATAGGCTTTAGCTGGTTGTATTACCTTCCTTCAGGAAATAAGCCGCAACAAAAATAA
- a CDS encoding glycosyltransferase family 39 protein produces MNKKTLLLFGFIILKFILQYSLISSDYDLQRDEYLHLDQAHHLAWGYLSVPPFTSWISYIIYLLGNSVFWIKFFPSLFGALTIVVVWKAIEELKGSLFALILGATCVFFSALLRLNTLYQPNSFDVLCWTTFYFILIKYINSKNSKWFFIGAIVFAFGFLNKYNIGFLIIGLIPAILLTEERKIFVQSKLYIAFVLGLLLIMPNLLWQYTNGFPVIHHLKELAETQLVNVDRLEFLKSQVLFFIGSFFVIVFGLLALLLYKPFQKYKLFFWSLVFTLAVFMYFKAKDYYAIGLYPIYISFGSVYLASQLKEGWKRYLQPVLILLPILLFIPMYKAFFPNKSPEYVVEHAKTYQKYGLLRWEDGKDHLLPQDFADMLGWKELAVKVDSVSATLPDLEHTLILCDNYGQAGAINYYSKNKKVIAHSFNADYVNWIRVDKKIKDVILVKEDDDDDKERKREILLFDTVYLAGKRINKFAREPEISIYVLRGAKVDVNKRIKDEMERKKNYDD; encoded by the coding sequence ATGAACAAAAAAACTTTACTATTATTCGGTTTTATCATACTGAAATTTATTTTGCAATATTCATTAATAAGCTCTGACTACGATTTGCAGCGGGATGAATATTTGCACCTTGACCAAGCCCATCATTTGGCTTGGGGATATCTATCGGTACCACCTTTTACATCTTGGATTTCTTATATAATTTATCTTCTTGGAAATTCAGTCTTTTGGATCAAGTTTTTCCCTTCCTTATTTGGTGCCTTGACGATTGTTGTAGTATGGAAAGCAATCGAAGAATTAAAAGGTAGTTTGTTTGCCTTAATTTTGGGTGCAACCTGCGTATTTTTCTCAGCACTTTTAAGACTGAACACTTTATATCAGCCCAATTCTTTTGATGTGTTATGTTGGACCACTTTTTATTTTATTTTAATCAAATACATCAATTCCAAAAATTCCAAATGGTTTTTCATCGGGGCAATTGTATTTGCTTTTGGTTTTCTGAATAAATACAACATTGGATTTTTGATTATTGGATTGATTCCTGCCATTTTATTGACAGAAGAACGCAAAATCTTTGTCCAGTCCAAATTGTATATTGCATTTGTTTTGGGCTTGCTCTTAATTATGCCAAATCTTTTATGGCAATACACAAACGGTTTTCCGGTAATTCATCATTTAAAAGAATTAGCGGAAACGCAGTTAGTAAATGTTGACCGATTGGAATTTTTAAAATCACAAGTGCTCTTTTTTATTGGTTCTTTTTTTGTTATTGTATTTGGCTTATTAGCTTTGTTATTGTACAAACCGTTTCAAAAATACAAACTGTTCTTTTGGAGTCTCGTTTTTACATTGGCTGTTTTTATGTATTTCAAAGCCAAAGATTATTATGCCATTGGGCTTTATCCAATTTATATTTCTTTCGGTTCCGTTTATTTGGCTAGCCAATTAAAAGAGGGGTGGAAAAGATATTTGCAACCTGTTTTAATTCTATTGCCAATACTACTTTTTATTCCGATGTACAAAGCCTTTTTTCCAAACAAAAGCCCCGAATACGTAGTGGAACATGCCAAAACGTACCAGAAGTATGGTTTGCTTCGATGGGAAGATGGGAAGGACCATTTGTTGCCACAAGATTTTGCTGATATGCTAGGCTGGAAAGAATTGGCAGTGAAAGTGGATTCGGTTTCGGCAACACTGCCTGATTTGGAGCACACCTTAATTCTTTGCGATAATTACGGACAGGCTGGAGCAATCAATTATTATTCTAAAAATAAAAAAGTAATCGCACATTCCTTCAATGCTGATTATGTTAATTGGATTCGCGTAGATAAAAAAATCAAAGATGTTATTTTGGTAAAAGAGGATGATGACGATGACAAAGAAAGAAAAAGAGAAATTCTATTATTTGACACGGTTTATTTGGCAGGAAAAAGAATCAACAAGTTTGCCAGAGAGCCCGAAATCTCTATTTATGTTTTGAGGGGTGCAAAAGTAGATGTCAACAAAAGAATAAAGGACGAGATGGAACGGAAGAAAAATTATGATGATTAG
- a CDS encoding SRPBCC domain-containing protein, which translates to METSDFTTVLLVDQTPEVVFKAITNVRGWWSEEIEGDTEKLNDEFTYHYEDVHYCQIKLIEVIPNKKVVWFVKYNYFKFTKDRSEWTGTKMSFEISEKDNKTEIRVTHHGLVPEFECYEICSNAWTQYIQQSLKNLITTGKGQPNATGKPTTEDEKRLSEAK; encoded by the coding sequence ATGGAGACGTCAGATTTTACAACTGTGCTATTAGTTGATCAAACTCCCGAAGTAGTATTCAAAGCCATCACTAATGTGCGTGGTTGGTGGTCCGAAGAAATTGAAGGTGATACCGAGAAACTTAATGATGAATTTACATACCATTATGAAGATGTTCATTATTGCCAAATCAAATTGATTGAAGTGATTCCAAACAAAAAAGTGGTTTGGTTCGTGAAGTACAACTATTTTAAGTTTACCAAAGACAGAAGCGAATGGACTGGAACCAAAATGAGTTTTGAAATTTCTGAGAAAGACAACAAAACAGAAATACGTGTTACACATCATGGATTGGTGCCAGAATTTGAATGTTATGAGATTTGCAGTAATGCCTGGACACAATACATTCAGCAAAGTTTAAAGAACCTAATCACGACTGGAAAAGGTCAGCCGAATGCTACCGGTAAGCCAACAACGGAAGATGAAAAAAGACTTAGTGAGGCAAAGTAG